In Longimicrobium sp., the genomic window GGGGCGCCCCTGCCAGAACTCGATGCGCGAGGGGATCACCCGGAACCCGGACCAGTGCGGCGGCCGCGGGATGTCGTCGCCCGTGAACCGCGCCTCGTACTCCTGCACGCTCGCCATCAACTCCTGGTATGAGGTCAGCGGCTGGCTTTGCAGCGACGCCCACGCGCCGATGCGGCTGCCGCGCGCGCGAGACGCGTAGTACTCGTCGGCCTCGGCGGGGGAGACGGGCTCCACGCGCCCCTCGATGCGCACCTGCAGCTCCAGCGGCTGCCAGAAGAAGCAGAGCGCCGCCTGGGCGTTTTCCGCCAGCTCGCGGCCCTTGCGGCTTTCCAGGTTGGTGTAGAACACGAACCCGGCCTCGTCGAACCCCTTCAGCAGCACCATCCGCACGGAGGGGTGTCCCTGGGCATCGGCCGTGGCGAGCGCCATGGCGGTGGGCTCCGGCACCTGGGCCGCCAACGCGCGCTCCATCCACTCCGCGAAGCGGCGAAAGGGCTCGGCGCGCTCCGCCGTCCTGCGTTCCGAATCCATCCGCCGCTACCGTGCGCCGCCGTTGACGATCTCGATGGGCACCCAGGCCCGCGTGTTCTCCCACTCCATCACCAGGTTCACGCGGTTGGCGCCGGGCTCCGCGTTCAGCGAGATGGTGAACTGCTCGACGGGCGCGGCCGTGCGGCCCACCTGCATGGGAATGCGCGCCAGGTCCTGCGCCTGCTGATAGACTGTGCCCCACTGCCCCGTCTGGCGGCTGACGATCAGCTGCCAGGCGCTCTCGCCGGGAAGCGTGTAGAGCGTGTAGGTGCCCGCCGGAACCGACACGTTCCCGATGCGCAGGTCGTGCTGCGTCATCAGGTGGGTGGCCTGGTTGGCGCCCGTGCGCCACACCTGCCCGTACGGCACCAGCCCGCCCATGATGGTGCGTCCGCGCGCGAACGGCCGGCCGTAATCCACCATGATGCGCCGCTCGGCGAAGACGATCTCGGCCGTGTCGCGGGGGCTGGCGGGCTGCTGCGCCGTCGCGGGCCTCGCCGCCGGGGTCGCGGCGGGTGCGGGTTGAGCGGTCTGCGCCGGCTCCGTCTGTTCGGGCGCTGGCGGCTGCTGCTGCCCGGCGCAGGCGGCCAGCGACGCGGCGAGCACCAGGGCCAGCGCGGCGGGGGTGGATGTGACGATGCGGATCATGCCGACAGCCTCTCGTGTGAGCGGTTCGTTTCGGTCAGTGGATTGTACCGGCGCGCCGCCCCGCCCGGCAAGCCGCGGTCCCGCCGGCGCGACCACGCGCACACCGACCCGTTCGGAACGCGCGATCTCATGCTGACGGAGCGGCCACGGCGCACCTGCCCGTACACCATCGCTCGCAGCGACCGACGGATCCGCAGGCTGAGGTGCGCAACGAAATCCGCGGTGCAATTCCGGCCGCGCACCATCGTCTGGATCTCCCTCGCGGACGGGTGTCAGCGCAGCTCGGCGCGAACCCGCTCCAGCGTCCACTCGTCGACGTGCGACGGGGGCCAGGCGCCCTGCCGCGCCCCCTGCACCAGGCGCTCGCCCTCGGTGAATGCGCGCTCGGCCACGGCGGGCGTCAGCATCCCCGCGCCGACGGCCTCGTCGAACTCGTCGCGGTCCAGGAGCTGGATCTCGCCATCCGCCCCGCGCCACACGTCCAGGTACAGGTCCGTCGTGTCCCAGCGGGTGCCCTCCATCTTCACCGGCGTCAGCACGTTGGCATAGACGCCGGTGAACGTGCCGTCCACCCGATAAAAGCGGCCGACGTCGTGCCACACGTCGCCGCGGTAGGTGAACCAGACGACCGGCGCGCCCGGCTCCAGCACCACCCGCCCCTCCACCGTAACCGGCTTCTTCAGCTGCGCCGCGGGGAGGTAGGTGACGACGAACAGGCCGGCGTCGTGCACGACGGCCGGTTCGAAGAGCTGCACCCGGTCCGGCGGGCGCGTGTAGTGAATGCGGACGGTGTCGCCCGGGGCGTACGCCGGCTCAGGCGGCATCGTGCCGGCCGGCGTGCTCCTGCGCATCCACCACGGCAAGGGCCGTCAGGTTCAGCACGTCCGCCGCCTCGCTCCCCCGCTGCAGCACGTGGATGGGGTGCGCCATTCCCAGCAGGATGGGCCCGAACGCCTCGGCGTTGCCCATGCGCCACATCAGCTTGTAGGCGATGTTGGCCGCGTCCAGGTTGGGAAAGATCAGCACGTTCGGCCGGCCGCGGAGCGAGGTGAACGGGTAGTTCGCCAGGCGGAACTCGTCCATCGTGGCCGTGTCGGCCTGCATCTCGCCGTCGATCTCCAGCTCGGGCTGGCGCTGCTTCACCAGCTCCGTCGCCACGCGAACCTTGTCGGACGCGGGGCCGCGGGCGGAGCCGAAGTTGGAGTACGAGAGCATCGCCACCCGCGGCTCGATCCCCACCCGGCGGACGAAATCGGCCGAGAGCAGCGCGATGTCGGCCAGGGTCTGCGCGTCGGGATCGGGGTTGACGGTGGTGTCGGCAAAGAACACCACGTCCTGCTGCATCACCATCATGTACAGGCCGGCCACCCGCCGCACCCCCGGCGCCGTGCCGATCGTTTCCAGCGCGGGGCGGATGGTTTCCGGGTAGTACATGTCCTCACCCGCCAGCAGCGCGTCGGCGTCGCCCTCCATCACCATCATGCAGCCGAAGAACACCGGCTCGTGCATCCGCTCGCGGGCCTGCGCCAGCGTGACGCCCTTGCGCTGCCGGCGCTGGTACAGCTGCTGGGCGTAGCGCTCGCGAAGCGCCTCGTCGTGGCGGAAGTCCACGATCTCCGCCCCCTCGATGTCCACGCCCAGCTCGATCGCGCGCTGGCGGATGGTGTCGGCCCGGCCCAGCAGGACGGGGCGGGCCACCTGCTCCGCCAGCACCAGGGCGCAGGCGCGGATGATCCGCTCGTTCTCGCCTTCCGGATAGACGACGCGGCGCGGGTCGCGGCGCGCGCGGCGCATGATGTCGCGCATCACCTCGCGGCCGCGGCCCAGGCGCGCGATCAATTCCGCGCGGTACTGCTCCAGGTCGATGGTCAGCCGGGCCACGCCCGTTTCCATCGCGGCCTGCGCCACGGCGGGCGCCACCCACAGCATGATGCGCGGATCGAAGGGCTTGGGGATCAGGTAATCCGCCCCGAAGCGGAAGCGCTCGCCGCCGTACGCCTTTTCCACCGCCTCGGGCACGTCGCGGCGAGCCAGCTCGGCCAGGGCGCGGGTGGCGGCCATCTTCATCTCGTCGTTGATGGCGCGCGCCCGCACGTCCAGCGCGCCCCGGAAGATGAAGGGAAAGCCCAGGACGTTGTTGATCTGGTTGGGGTAGTCCGTGCGCCCCGTGGCCACCATGGCGTCCGGCCGCACCGCCAGCACGTCTTCCGGGAGGATCTCGGGATCGGGGTTGGCCAGGGCAAAGACAATGGGCGCGTCGGCCATCCCCGCCACCATCTCGCGCGTCACCGCCCCGGCGACGGAAAGCCCCACGAACATGTCGGCGCCGCGCAGGGCGTCCTGCAGCGTGTGGATGTCGCGCGTGGTGGCGAAGCGGGCCTTGTACTTGTCGAGGTTGCCGCGATCGGCGCGGATGACGCCCTTGCTGTCCGTCATCGCGATGTTCTCGCGCCGCATTCCCAGCGAGATGTACAGCTCGGCGGTGGCGATGGCCGCCGCGCCCGCGCCGCTGAAGACGCACTTCAGCTCCTCGATCTTCTTGCCGCTGATCTCCAGCGCGTTCAGCAGGGCCGCGCCGCTGATGACCGCCGTTCCGTGCTGGTCGTCGTGAAAGACGGGAATCTGCAGGCGCCGCTTGAGCTCTTCTTCGATGTAGAAGCAGTCCGGCGCGCCGATGTCTTCCAGGTTGATGCCGCCGACGGTGGGCTCCAGCATCTCGCAGAAGCGGATGACCTCGTCGGCGTTCTTGCTTGCCACCTCGATGTCGAACACGTCGATGTCGGCGAAGCGCTTGAAGAGCACGCCCTTCCCCTCCATCACCGGCTTGGCCGCCAGCGGACCGATGTCGCCCAGCCCCAGGACGGCGGTGCCGTTGGTGACGACCGCGACCAGGTTGCCGCGCGCTGTGTACTTGAAGACGTCCTCGGGGTTCTGCGCGATGTCGCGGCACGGTTCGGCCACGCCGGGCGAGTACGCCAGCGACAGGTCGCGCTGGGTGCTGGCCGGCTTGGTGGGCACCACGGCGATCTTGCCGGGGCGGCCCTCGCTGTGGTAGTCGAGCGCGTCCTGCCTGCGAAACGACATCGGCTTCTGCTTCTTTCGGGTGGGTCCGGGTGCGAGGGGGTAGACTGGGACGGGCGGCGGGGAGTGTCAAGGAAGCCAAATGGCCGGAGAAAGACGCGCGACCCTACGGCCGGCATCCGAACCGACCAACGACGAAGGGGCGACGCTGGCCAGGGACGGGCGGCGCGGCCCGTTCCCTTTCTGTGCGCTCCAACGGCTCGCCAGGGCGATCCCTTCGTTGGCGCTCCCGTCTGCGGCCTCCGCGGGAAATACGCGATGGCGCGGAATGCAGAGCTGCTCGCGCATCGACGAACATTCTCTTGTATTCCGCGCCAAAGACGACTAGAGTTGCTGCAGAACCTGGAAGTGGCGTCGCCTCGCCCCTTCGGCGCCCCGGAGCTTCCCACCCTTGCTGGAGACCTCGGCCATGCGCCGCTCCGCGCACCTGCTGCTCCTGGCGACGCTCTTCACCACGCTCCCACTTCCCGGTCAGAATCCAGATTCCGCCGTGCCCGGGTCAGCACCCGCCGTGGCGCCTCTGGCGTCCAGTTCCACCCCGGCGGCTACCCGACCTACGGTCACGACGAAAGCAGACTCCGCTCGGGTGAGTACGCCCGTTTCGGACACCCTCGGGCCTCCGAAGGCGGTGCTCGATCCCGTCGGGCAAGGCTTTGGGCTCGTGCTGGCCAGCGTACTGATGGTAGGGGGATTGGGGTTGCTGACCTTGGCGGTACAGGGCGTCAAACGTGGCGGCGTGTTCGCGATCGAGAGCCACTGGGGTGGCTTCGGGGGCGGGCTGGGCGGATGGCGTTTCTCCGCGCCATTGGTCTACCTGTTCGCCGGGCTCGCTCTCCTGCTCATGTTAGTCATGCTCTCTGCCACTCTGCTGCGTCCGCTCGCCGCGAGCCAGGCGAAACAGCCGCGCAGCGCGAGCGCCCCCGCGCCGACCGCCG contains:
- a CDS encoding DUF402 domain-containing protein, which codes for MPPEPAYAPGDTVRIHYTRPPDRVQLFEPAVVHDAGLFVVTYLPAAQLKKPVTVEGRVVLEPGAPVVWFTYRGDVWHDVGRFYRVDGTFTGVYANVLTPVKMEGTRWDTTDLYLDVWRGADGEIQLLDRDEFDEAVGAGMLTPAVAERAFTEGERLVQGARQGAWPPSHVDEWTLERVRAELR
- a CDS encoding DUF2911 domain-containing protein; amino-acid sequence: MIRIVTSTPAALALVLAASLAACAGQQQPPAPEQTEPAQTAQPAPAATPAARPATAQQPASPRDTAEIVFAERRIMVDYGRPFARGRTIMGGLVPYGQVWRTGANQATHLMTQHDLRIGNVSVPAGTYTLYTLPGESAWQLIVSRQTGQWGTVYQQAQDLARIPMQVGRTAAPVEQFTISLNAEPGANRVNLVMEWENTRAWVPIEIVNGGAR
- a CDS encoding NADP-dependent malic enzyme, whose translation is MSFRRQDALDYHSEGRPGKIAVVPTKPASTQRDLSLAYSPGVAEPCRDIAQNPEDVFKYTARGNLVAVVTNGTAVLGLGDIGPLAAKPVMEGKGVLFKRFADIDVFDIEVASKNADEVIRFCEMLEPTVGGINLEDIGAPDCFYIEEELKRRLQIPVFHDDQHGTAVISGAALLNALEISGKKIEELKCVFSGAGAAAIATAELYISLGMRRENIAMTDSKGVIRADRGNLDKYKARFATTRDIHTLQDALRGADMFVGLSVAGAVTREMVAGMADAPIVFALANPDPEILPEDVLAVRPDAMVATGRTDYPNQINNVLGFPFIFRGALDVRARAINDEMKMAATRALAELARRDVPEAVEKAYGGERFRFGADYLIPKPFDPRIMLWVAPAVAQAAMETGVARLTIDLEQYRAELIARLGRGREVMRDIMRRARRDPRRVVYPEGENERIIRACALVLAEQVARPVLLGRADTIRQRAIELGVDIEGAEIVDFRHDEALRERYAQQLYQRRQRKGVTLAQARERMHEPVFFGCMMVMEGDADALLAGEDMYYPETIRPALETIGTAPGVRRVAGLYMMVMQQDVVFFADTTVNPDPDAQTLADIALLSADFVRRVGIEPRVAMLSYSNFGSARGPASDKVRVATELVKQRQPELEIDGEMQADTATMDEFRLANYPFTSLRGRPNVLIFPNLDAANIAYKLMWRMGNAEAFGPILLGMAHPIHVLQRGSEAADVLNLTALAVVDAQEHAGRHDAA
- the pdxH gene encoding pyridoxamine 5'-phosphate oxidase codes for the protein MDSERRTAERAEPFRRFAEWMERALAAQVPEPTAMALATADAQGHPSVRMVLLKGFDEAGFVFYTNLESRKGRELAENAQAALCFFWQPLELQVRIEGRVEPVSPAEADEYYASRARGSRIGAWASLQSQPLTSYQELMASVQEYEARFTGDDIPRPPHWSGFRVIPSRIEFWQGRPNRLHERERFDLDPADPNLWHVQNLYP